One Candidatus Methanoperedens sp. DNA window includes the following coding sequences:
- a CDS encoding winged helix-turn-helix transcriptional regulator translates to MPENEKNPGEEKLLILPLGDASKKITQVISNDTARQIIELLADTPLSASDIAQSLHVPLTTIAYNLENLENVGLIKVEKIKYSEKGREVKIYAPVRKLIILVPEKTDRNSVGDILRKYLGIILAAVFASSIIEFFMRSAGRNAGDLLITNELKSQPVPPAIQDLSNTSMPVSIINETVKSGEAGRAVPSINAWDANATAAVPVQPPSVDNGAISRAAPDIFTNLANAINAHPGFVFLLGCLFVVAILVIMDYRKKRKKS, encoded by the coding sequence ATGCCAGAAAATGAAAAAAATCCGGGCGAAGAGAAGCTCCTCATACTGCCGCTGGGAGATGCATCAAAGAAGATAACGCAGGTAATCTCAAACGATACGGCAAGGCAGATAATCGAGCTTCTTGCTGATACGCCTCTTTCTGCTTCGGATATTGCCCAGAGTCTGCATGTGCCCCTTACCACCATTGCTTACAATCTTGAGAACCTGGAAAACGTGGGACTGATAAAAGTCGAAAAGATAAAATATAGCGAGAAAGGGCGGGAGGTCAAGATATATGCGCCTGTCAGAAAACTCATCATTTTAGTGCCGGAAAAGACAGACAGGAACTCTGTTGGTGACATACTCAGGAAGTACCTGGGAATAATATTAGCAGCAGTGTTTGCTTCAAGCATAATTGAATTTTTCATGAGAAGCGCTGGAAGGAACGCGGGTGACTTACTTATAACAAATGAATTAAAATCACAACCTGTCCCCCCGGCCATTCAGGATTTATCGAACACATCCATGCCTGTCAGTATAATTAATGAGACAGTAAAGAGTGGAGAGGCTGGTAGAGCAGTTCCATCAATAAATGCCTGGGATGCAAATGCAACTGCTGCGGTCCCTGTGCAGCCGCCCTCAGTGGATAATGGTGCAATAAGCAGGGCTGCGCCTGATATATTCACAAACCTGGCGAACGCAATTAATGCACACCCCGGATTTGTATTTCTTCTTGGATGCCTGTTTGTAGTTGCAATACTTGTAATTATGGATTATAGGAAAAAGAGAAAAAAGAGCTGA
- a CDS encoding winged helix-turn-helix transcriptional regulator, whose product MLKLTTNSVSELSKLLGFFGNEQRLCILKAISVQEKYAREISEEVGISRPLVNIYLKQFEKLGLVKGRSEVSEESPYFRRYYKSVPFELVVSLDVIQNMKEE is encoded by the coding sequence ATGTTAAAGCTCACAACCAACTCTGTCTCAGAGCTCTCAAAGCTCCTCGGATTCTTCGGGAACGAGCAGCGCCTCTGCATACTCAAAGCAATATCAGTGCAGGAGAAGTACGCAAGGGAAATCTCGGAGGAAGTTGGCATCTCAAGACCTCTGGTCAACATATACCTGAAGCAGTTCGAGAAGCTTGGACTTGTAAAAGGCAGAAGCGAGGTATCGGAAGAATCGCCATATTTCAGGAGATACTATAAATCAGTACCTTTTGAGCTGGTTGTGAGCCTGGATG